One Arachis hypogaea cultivar Tifrunner chromosome 2, arahy.Tifrunner.gnm2.J5K5, whole genome shotgun sequence genomic window, aaataagtgtttagaaaataattttacaataaaaattgactaatgttaaataattaaaaaagtgaattctctatatttatttttaatacatttttataacaaatattatgaaaattttaaaataattactgaTATATCagcctttaatttatttttcttattttgtcccatttttattttttatattacataCTTATGTGTTCATTATTAGTGCGTGGCATAACTTTTTTTAATGCAATGTAATTAACAATCATACATAGTGATAATTACCATTTACTACAGTAGCAAGAGGTCCTGCCCATACCACTTTATAGGTGCTACTTTTGGCATAACTTATTTCAAGAATAATGAATCACATTTTAAAATACAAAGATTAGATAAATATACATACTAATTAACCCCTTTTAAGATTcagttatatttaatttaatattttgatattttaaaaaatataaactaatctCCTTTAATGTTAACGTAATAATATAATTCATGAAAACTTTGTATTTTATgaaatataacaattaatatttttataaatataacacAAATTTGGTAAATAGGGATATAAATGGATGTTAAATCACATCAAGCTTTCaccaaattgaaaaagaaaaagtgtaATAATTTATGCTAGATAAAAATAAGgcgaaaactcaggtgaagtcgacttcacgtgaaattgatatgtgagagccgttagataaaaatttagtcaaattaatcaAATCATTTAATAACTTTCAAATATCAAATTTACGTAAAGTCAACTGTAATTGAGTTTCCACTTAAAAATAAATGGATGTTAAGTCCTTTCTATTACAAAGATAATTTACTTACTTACACATGTAGTTACATagttataagaaaaaaaaaaggacatgCAATTTCTTTCATCCTAACCCTAGGAAATAAATGCCTGAGATCAATACATAGACATGATGAATAAAAAGCATtagaaaaaaaaccctagaaattaaaaaaaaaaagattagacACTAATCTTGACATTGATCTTGTAATCATTACAAATCCTGAATTTTGAAGAAAACTTTTCCGTCCACAGATTCAAGAAGTCCAATTTCATCCACGGATCCATGatcatcatgatcatcattgcattcatcatcatcaatggaaatattcAAATCTAAATCCAAAGAAACACAAGGACTTATCTCCTCCAAAGTAGCAACACCATcaccattatcattattattattatgattagtgTTGTCTTCTCTTGACGAAGAACCTTCACAAGATTTTTGTCTTGTCAATGGAGAACAAGCCCTTGATCTTGAACTAAAACTCTCACAACTCAAAATGATGATAGCATCACAAAGTGAAACCTCTTCACCATTTGAATCTTCAACCTTTCCTCTCTCCATTGCTCTCTTGAAACCAAGTTGAGAGAAATAATCAGCTTGTTCAATGTCCTCAACAAGAAAAACCCTATGAGGGTTAGAACAAACTGCTTCCCCGAATCGCGCAATGTAACTACAACTTGGATCTTCCCTTGATCTCTTGTTCCTGCAAGAATTGTTGTCCTCAATTGATGAATCAGCTCTTGTTGATGATGAAAAACTACTCATTGATATTGAGATGAAGTTTTCCTTTGATGAACCAAAAACAACCCTAGCCAATTCCATTGCTATCTTCTCTTTGGCTTCAAGATCAACACCTTGGAAGAACAACCATGTTTCTTCTTTCATCAtcacattgttgttgttgttatttcctTTCCTTCTTTGCCTTGTTCCGGAACGGCATTGCAAAATGGTGCTCGCGATTTCGGGTAGTATCTCTTTCTGCCATGGAACTTTGTTCTTCAAAGCATTGCAAAGGGTTTTTAGATTCTCCAAGTTGAGctctttgaatttgttgttcacaTACTCCATTGCTTCCATGACACCACTTGAAGAAGTGGAATTAGGGTTTGAAGAACTTGGATTTGATAATGGTGAGATAGTTAATGGACTATGATCTACAATTTCTTTGTTGCTAATGTAAACTCGCAAAGCGGGTTTATCATTATTCTGATTGTGGTTCTGGCTGTGGCTGTGATTGCGGTTACTACGATTTTCTAAATTCCAAATATGGTTGATATTGTTAGGATTTTGGTGGTGATCATAGGAAAAAACACCAGAAGTATtggatgaagaaggtgatgataaTGTGAGAGTTTGATCACAAATAGTGTAGGGTTGTTTTTGAGTTGCATTGTTCCAAGTTTTGGAAACCTCTCCCACTTGAACATCctgttataatatatatataaatcaaaagTTATAATTAGGTGCAAAActtttactataattaaaaagtatacaaattaaagaaaattttataCTAAGTAATAAgcctatttaattaatttttaccatCATTGTCTAAAATATTGTAAAAGACAAAATAGTTAACTTAAGTTAATTACCATATTATAATGGTTAAATTGTGTTACTACTTTATAAGAATATTGCTAGGTAGGtgacattaaaaattaaaaaaaaagctaaatgttatggtgaaaattcaggtataatcgactttacgtgaagtggactttacgtaaagttgatatctgagagccgttagataaaaatttagttaaatcagtcaaattatctaacagtTCTCAggtatcaatttcacgtgaagtcaactgcacttgagttttcactaaattttatatataatataatataatataatataatataatataatataatataatatgatatcaaatcaaatcaatgctataatgtgtgttttttttttcatgtgaTGATGAAGTTAGAAGTTTGAGTTGTGATGAAATGAAGACCTGATGATTAGAAGAGGAGAGTCCTTTATTCTCATTCTTGTACTGTTGAAGCCATGCAGGAAGGAGAGAACTTGAAGAATCACTGTTACAAGTACTATTCATACTTTGCAAGCTTCGAACTTCGTTCTCAACTACCttagctgaagaagaagaaggttccAAGAAGGTTCCAAGATCATTACTAATATCACCCCtcactcctcctcctcttccttcttgaTCAAGTAATAGCCAGCTAGTTCTATTGTCAGCTTTAGAGTTTGTTATTGCTTGATTTTGTAGACCACTATGATgaggaaaaaagagaagaataataagaaagaaagaaaagaagataataatgatgataagaTTATTGTTATCAAATTAGTGTAGTGCCTTCATTTatttttcccacttcttaaaGTCATTTTGAATAGTAAcaacaaaaatggaaaaaaagtTGACCAAtccaaaagagaaaaacacattgTCACAATATAATGTTATAATTTgacaaggaaaaaaaaagaaaaagaaggaaaatttCTTTTCTAGgaaattctaaatttctaatcAAACAAGATAGGAACAGCATGATGACTGACACATGATACTAGTTTTAGACatgaaaattgaaatgaaaaaactTTCAaccagagttttttttttttttttgccattgttTTTTTCCTACAATAAAGAAAGTAgttgaaaagaagagagaaaaaagactTAGATATAGAAGaaatctttttatatttatattatatatgtaccaACTACCATGTACTCaacatttatcatttttttttaattttaaaaagattaattttgGAAAATGAGATGGACAATGGAAAAGATTATTGAACCAAATTatacaaattcaaaaattctatttaaagagacaactatatatataatatatggttAAAACTCACGTACGTGTGAAGTTAAtatttgagagccgttagataaaaatttagttaaatcagtcaaatcatttaacgactctcaaatatcaacttcacgtaaagtcgactgcacctgagtttctactATAACGatgtaaaagaaaaagataaaacttAATAATATCTAACTTTACCAAACATCATTATTACCTGTCAGTGATGAGGCTCAAACTCAAGCTTCCAGCAGGGATTGTAATGGGGTGAAGACCCCAAAGATTCTCCATTGATGGATGTCCATTTTTGCATCTCATATAAGCTTGGAAAGTTGCAATACCCATCAACCAAAAccttccattattattattattattattactactcaCCATCTTTGCAATCTCCATTATCATGTGATCCACAGGGCTATAACAAACCCTACTACTCATTCCTTGGTCTCTATAATAATCAAAAACCCATTTGAGATCTCCAAGATACAAAACACACCCTTTATTGCTatcattgttattgttattaacaAGACTCCTATTAAGCTCTTCAATCTTTTGTTCAACCTCTAATCTTGAAAAATTTgagaaggaagaaagagaaagaggtagAAACTTGATACCTCTAAGGGATTCACTAACTTGTCCTTTCTCAAACTTCTCCATCACCCTTCTAACTACACCTTCAAGAGTTTTCACACACTCACCAACAATCacggttgttcttcttctttgactcACCAAATTATCTATCACACTTGAAACATCTTCATCTCTTACCGGATCCAACACtaccttgttgttgttgttgttgtcatcTCCATCACTTTTATGATCCTTTGGCTTGTTGTTATTCttgttgttggtgttgttgtttTGAGAGCATATTTCTAGAGAAACAGCTTGTTCTACATTGCTCTTGACTTGTGTGCTAGAAAACCCTGCTTCTTTCATAACCCTACTAACACTAGGGTCATCCAAGATTGAGATTATGAGTTGTTCAAGCTCAATCTTCACGGCCAACAACGGTTGTTGTTGGTTCTCAATGGATCCGCGTCGCTGGTGAGCTTGTGCGCGCTTGAAAGCAGCTACCATGGCGTTTGAAATCGAAGGACACTGGGAGTGGTGGGGGTGGTGATGGTTGCCCAACATGGGGCTCGAGGTTGAAGCCGGCAACCTATTCAGTGCAACGTTGAAGCAGAGCTCCAACGCCTTGCACTGAAGAGGGTGCGAATGAGACTGGAGACAAGCTGTTCTTAATAAACCGTTAGAATCTGAAAGCATAGTGTTCGCCACGTGAAGTGGCGTCACTTGAGCATGGCCGCGACGCTTTGCAAGCGTCACGGCCTGCTTCACTATGCTTGCAGCTTCTGGGGTTAGCCCTTGTTGCACAGAACAACTTCCTGTTCTCATCTCCAAAAAGAATCTATCTACTTAGAAATGAAAAACGTTTTCATAAACTAAAAGGAGGATCTTAAGACCAAGAGAGATCGATCAAACTATGGTGGTTTCGAATTTGGTGATGGATGAGAAAAATAGTGTAATAGTAAAGAGTTTATTATTTAGTTTGAGGTGGTGGTGTTAATTTTGATTGGGAAAACGAAGATAtataaggaaaaaggaagaagagtgtaggAGTATGGGGAACTTTATATTGAAGAATGAAAGTGTTGGTTGGTATCCGATATCTATAGTTGGGAACTTCGGAAGctaggtcttttttttttttttgaggtttctctatATATCCCTATGGCTATATAGtctctaataattataataataataatattataaatggTGGATGagtataattcaataattattccTTCCACGAAGAAGCCTTGTTTTTGTTTTGTACCTTGTCTCTAGAATATATGAATGAACAAAGATGATGGTTTGGTCTAAAAGACTAAGAAAGAGAGATAACAACTACCAacgagagaaagagaaaaggagaagatgaaaaaaGAGGTGTGAAATTTAAAGAGGATAGTATTTACatatttaagttattatatattaaaaaattaactcatTGAGTTGGATTAATCAAATTGTCAAAATTATtcgtctatttaaataaatattaaaaaatttaaattttacctTGTATATAATAACTGAGACTAATAATagactttttaaataaaatttagatttatgataaatttaattcatcaAATCGAgagatattataaaaataaatattaaaatattaatttaaatttaataaggtttaattattttgttaatctttatagtttcacaaaatttttaattaggtccctatattttt contains:
- the LOC112757975 gene encoding protein SMAX1-LIKE 3-like — translated: MRTGSCSVQQGLTPEAASIVKQAVTLAKRRGHAQVTPLHVANTMLSDSNGLLRTACLQSHSHPLQCKALELCFNVALNRLPASTSSPMLGNHHHPHHSQCPSISNAMVAAFKRAQAHQRRGSIENQQQPLLAVKIELEQLIISILDDPSVSRVMKEAGFSSTQVKSNVEQAVSLEICSQNNNTNNKNNNKPKDHKSDGDDNNNNNKVVLDPVRDEDVSSVIDNLVSQRRRTTVIVGECVKTLEGVVRRVMEKFEKGQVSESLRGIKFLPLSLSSFSNFSRLEVEQKIEELNRSLVNNNNNDSNKGCVLYLGDLKWVFDYYRDQGMSSRVCYSPVDHMIMEIAKMVSSNNNNNNNGRFWLMGIATFQAYMRCKNGHPSMENLWGLHPITIPAGSLSLSLITDSGLQNQAITNSKADNRTSWLLLDQEGRGGGVRGDISNDLGTFLEPSSSSAKVVENEVRSLQSMNSTCNSDSSSSLLPAWLQQYKNENKGLSSSNHQDVQVGEVSKTWNNATQKQPYTICDQTLTLSSPSSSNTSGVFSYDHHQNPNNINHIWNLENRSNRNHSHSQNHNQNNDKPALRVYISNKEIVDHSPLTISPLSNPSSSNPNSTSSSGVMEAMEYVNNKFKELNLENLKTLCNALKNKVPWQKEILPEIASTILQCRSGTRQRRKGNNNNNNVMMKEETWLFFQGVDLEAKEKIAMELARVVFGSSKENFISISMSSFSSSTRADSSIEDNNSCRNKRSREDPSCSYIARFGEAVCSNPHRVFLVEDIEQADYFSQLGFKRAMERGKVEDSNGEEVSLCDAIIILSCESFSSRSRACSPLTRQKSCEGSSSREDNTNHNNNNDNGDGVATLEEISPCVSLDLDLNISIDDDECNDDHDDHGSVDEIGLLESVDGKVFFKIQDL